One part of the Epinephelus fuscoguttatus linkage group LG12, E.fuscoguttatus.final_Chr_v1 genome encodes these proteins:
- the dgat2 gene encoding diacylglycerol O-acyltransferase 2 — MKTILAAYSGVLKGTGSSILSALQDLSVTFWPCRSKMEKHLQVISVLQWVLSFLAMGAACTVLLVYMFCTDCWLIAAIYTAWLIVDWNTPKQGGRRSSWVRSWTVWTYFRDYFPVRLIKTHNLLPSRNYIFGYHPHGIFCFGAFCNFGTEATGFSKKFPGIKPSLATLAGNFRLPVLRDYLMSGGICPVNRNSIDYLLSRNGTGNAVIIVVGGAAESLQCAPGMNSVTLKNRKGFVRLALQKGSDLVPVYSFGENDAYKQVIFEEGSYWRNIQKRLQKILGFAPCLFHGCGLFFGDSWGIVPYGKPITTIVGEPITVPKIEDPTEEMVDLYHGMYIRSLQCLFDKYKTRFGLKESDVLYIQ, encoded by the exons ATGAAGACCATTCTTGCTGCATACTCTGGCGTCCTCAAAG GCACCGGCTCCAGCATCCTCTCCGCCCTGCAGGACCTGTCCGTGACTTTTTGGCCCTGCAGATCCAAGATGGAGAAACACCTGCAGGTCATCTCGGTGCTGCAGTGGGTCCTCAGCTTCTTAGCCATGG GGGCTGCCTGCACTGTCCTCCTCGTCTACATGTTCTGCACTGACTGCTGGCTTATTGCTGCCATTTACACTGCCTGGCTCATTGTTGACTGGAACACCCCGAAACAAG GTGGCAGGAGGTCCTCTTGGGTGAGAAGCTGGACTGTGTGGACATATTTTCGAGACTACTTCCCAGTCAGG CTCATTAAAACCCACAACCTGCTGCCCAGCCGGAACTACATCTTCGGCTACCACCCTCACGGCATCTTCTGCTTTGGTGCTTTCTGCAACTTTGGGACGGAGGCCACGGGCTTCTCTAAGAAATTCCCGGGCATCAAGCCTTCCCTGGCAACCCTGGCAGGAAACTTCCGCTTGCCTGTCCTGCGAGACTACCTCATGTCAGGAG GTATCTGTCCAGTGAACAGGAACTCCATTGACTACCTGCTGTCGCGTAACGGGACGGGAAATGCTGTGATCATCGTTGTTGGAGGAGCGGCGGAATCTCTGCAGTGTGCACCAGGCATGAATTCTGTCACCCTGAAGAACCGCAAAGGCTTTGTGAGGCTGGCCTTACAGAAAGG GTCTGACCTGGTTCCAGTGTATTCCTTCGGAGAGAATGATGCCTACAAGCAGGTGATCTTCGAGGAGGGGAGCTACTGGAGAAATATCCAAAAGAGGTTACAGAAGATCTTAGGCTTTGCCCCGTGCCTTTTCCATGGATGTGGCCTCTTCTTCGGCGACTCCTGGGGCATTGTGCCTTATGGCAAGCCTATCACCACCATAG TTGgggagccaatcacagtgccaAAAATTGAGGATCCAACTGAGGAAATGGTGGATCTGTACCATGGAATGTACATCAGGTCCCTCCAGTGCCTTTTTGACAAGTACAAGACCCGCTTTGGCCTGAAAGAGAGTGACGTCCTGTACATCCAGTGA